One Nicotiana sylvestris chromosome 12, ASM39365v2, whole genome shotgun sequence genomic window carries:
- the LOC138882911 gene encoding uncharacterized protein — protein MPTWRLAKWQILLTEFDIVYVTRTTMKAQALEDHLAKNPIDDEYQPLSTYFPDEEVNSVEVTSKETNAWKMFFDGAVNAKGIGIGEILISPTSQHYPATARLRFFCTNNTTEYEACIMGMNMAIDHDVEELLIMGDSNLIIQQAQGEWKTRDVKLIPYRQHVEDLTKRFKSVEFRYIHHFHNELADALATLALMLPYPGNLHIDPLENQIRERHGYYNTVEVEPNVQPGYHDIKRFLKTKEYPEQANGDQKRTIRRLASGFFLSGEVLYKRTANLNLLRCVDAEEAGRIMHEVHAGVCEPHMNGYILTKKILRAGYY, from the coding sequence ATGCCCACatggaggttagcaaaatggcagatccttcttactgaatttgacatagtctatgtcacccgcacgacgATGAAGGCCCAAGCTTTAGAAGATCACTTGGCTAAAAACCCTATTGATGACGAATATCAACCCTTGAGTACTTACTTCCCAGACGAGGAGGTGAATTCAGTCGAGGTAACGTCAAAAGAAACCAATGcatggaaaatgttcttcgatggagctgtgaaCGCAAAAGGTATCGGGATTGGGgaaattttgatctcacccactagtcaacactatccagccacagcccgacttcggtttttctgcacaaacaacacgaccgaatatgaagcctgtattatgggtatgaatatggCAATTGACCATGATGTGGAAgagttgttaatcatgggagattcgaaTCTGATTATCCAACAAGCTCAGGGAGAATGgaaaactcgagatgtcaagcttattccgtacagacaacatgtggaagatcttaccAAGCGGTTCAAATcagtcgagttcaggtacattcatcattttcacaatgagttagctgatgcactcgctactttggcctTGATGTTGCCATATCCAGGAAATCTCCACATTGACCCGTTGGAAAACCAAATCcgagaaaggcatggttactACAATACGGTTGAGGTTGAACCAAATGTTCAGCCAGGGTATCATGATATTAAGAGATTTCTGAAGACAAAAGAATATCCCGAACAGGCcaatggagaccaaaagagaaccattagacggctTGCAAGCGGTTTCTTCTTGAGTGGtgaggtcttgtacaaaaggactgcaaatctcaacttgttaagatgtgttgatgccgaagaggccggaagaatcatgcatgaagtgcacgcaggagtgtgtgAACCCCACATGAATGGATACATTCTGAcaaagaagatccttcgagcaggctattactag